In the genome of Oceanococcus sp. HetDA_MAG_MS8, the window TGGCCATGATGGTTTTTGCGCTCATCAGCGGGCAGTTGTGGCTGATTTTGCTTGCGCTGGTTCAAGGCTACGCATGGGCCTGGGTGGGCCATTTCTTCTTTGAACACAACAAGCCGGCCACCTTTAAATACCCCTGGATGAGCTTCAAAGGCGACTGGGTAATGTGGAAGGACATCCTCACCGGGAAAATTCCCTTTTAAACCTTTTACTGAGGGTGAGCCACGCATCCTTGTGATTGCTGTTGTTGGCGAGTCTGCGTAGCCTGTAAGCCGCCCCCACCCTAAGGCTGCGCTGGCGGCCAAAATGCTCATGGTTGACTCGTTGCTCCGTCCCTGCCGCATTGCTGTCGTATTGCTCGGCGGCATCATTTTGAGCGCCTGCGGTGGTCTCGACACCGTCGCTGAACCCACCGCGCGCCGCTTCCAGTTTCAAACAGAACCCGGGGACGACATTCGTTTCGGCTTCGCCGAGTACCCGCCAGGCCAGGAAGAAGATTTCAACCTGGAGGCGGGTTGGGAGCGCGTTCCGGGGGCAGCTAATACCGGTACCAACGGCATCTTTTTGAATGGGAACAATCGCAGCGACGACCTGTTCATGTTCTTCAGCACCCGCATCACGGGCCTGGCCTCCAACGCGCGCTACACCGTGAGCTTTTCGGTGCAGCTTTATACCCGCGAGGGTGAGGGCTGTGTGGGCATTGGTGGGGCACCGGGCGAAAGTGTGTTCGTCAAAGCGGGTTTAACCCGGTTTCGGCCAGAGGTGGTTAACGACGGCAGCGGCCAAGTACGCGTGAATGTGGATAAAGGTAATCAGGCTGAGTCTGGGAGTGAGGCCATTGTGATTGGCGACCTCGCAGGCAGCCGGCAAAACTGTACTCGTGGAAGTTACGAGGTCAAAAACCTCAGTAGCGCCCCCCAAACTTTCAACTTCACCACTGATGTGGACGGCGATGCCTGGTTGATTGTAGGAACCGACTCCGGTTTTGAGGGGGAAACACGGGTGTACTACACCGAAGTGTTGGTGGACTTCCAGCCGCGCTAGCCCAGGCTCCTACCACCCCCTCTCGTCAGGGCGGGCTGGTCAAACTATAATCAAGAGCTTGCCCGCATTTACGGCGCGTTGGCGCCACGTCCCCATGGATACCTCCCAAGTCTTTGATGTGATTGTGATTGGCGGTGGCCACGCCGGAGCCGAAGCCGCCTTGGCGGCAGCGCG includes:
- a CDS encoding DUF962 domain-containing protein; this encodes MAQQFASFADFYPYYLAEHSNRTCRRLHFVGSTIGLAMMVFALISGQLWLILLALVQGYAWAWVGHFFFEHNKPATFKYPWMSFKGDWVMWKDILTGKIPF